The Fusobacterium polymorphum genome segment ACCTGTTGATGCTTTTTCATTTATTGCTCATAATGATAATGCTTTTCATAGAGGAAAAGCTATCTGTCAAAAATTGAGTGAAGTTATTCCAAGACAACAATTTGAAATTCCTATTCAAGCTGCCTTAGGCTCAAAAATAATTGCTAGAGAAACAATAAAAGCATATAGAAAAAATGTTATTGCTAAATGTTATGGTGGAGATATTACAAGAAAGAAAAAACTTCTTGAAAAACAAAAAGAAGGTAAAAAGAGAATGAAGAGTATAGGAAATGTTGAAATTCCACAAGAAGCATTTGTTTCTGTATTAAAATTGAATGACTAAACAATAAATTTGGGGGCTATAATTGCCCCCATTATTTTATAATAATTTAATATTCATTTGTCTACAAATTTCATGAACTTCTTCTGACCATATAGATGCTTGTACTTCTCCAATATGTAATTTATCTAAGAAAAACATACAGATACGAGATTGCCCTATTCCTCCACCTATTGTATAAGGTAGAACTTTATTTAAAATCATTTGATGATATGGTAAAGATCTTCTATCTTCACAATTAGCAATTTTTAATTGTTCATCTAACGATTTTTCATCTACTCTTATTCCCATAGAAGACAATTCAAGCCCTATTCCTAAAAGAGGATAGTTAAATATTATATCACCATTTAAATCCCAATCATCATAGTCAGGTGCTCTGCCATCATGCTTTTCACCAGAAGATAATTTTCCACCTATCTTCATTAAAAATATAGCTCCATATTCTTTTGCTGCAGCATGCTCTCTATTTTTTGGAGTTAAGTTGGGATATTTATTTTCAAGTTCTTGAGCAGTTATAAAAGTTATTTCTTCTGGTAATTTTTTAGTAAGTTTTGGATATTCATTAGTTATATATTCTTCTGTTGCTTTAAATACAGAATAAATTTTTCTAACTACCTCTTTTAAATATTCTTCATTTCTATCTTCCTTAGAAATTATTTTTTCCCAATCCCATTGGTCAACATAATAAGAATGTATAAAATCTGTATCTTCATCTCTTCTTATAGCATTCATATCTGTATAAATGCCTTTATGATTTTCAATATTATATCTATACAATGCCATTCTTTTCCATTTTGCAAGCGAATGAACTATCTCAACTCTTTCTCCACTTTTAGTATCAAAAGATACTGGTCTTTCTGTTCCATTCAAATTATCATTTAAACCAGATTCTGGTATAACAAATAATGGTGCTGAAACTCTTAATAAATCTAATTCTTTTGATAGATGACTTTCAAAAAAATCTTTAACTTTTTTTATTGCAATTTCTGTTTCTAAAATGTCTAAACTTGAAATGTAAGCCATAATTTAACCCCCAATATATTTAAAATTATGGAAATAATTATAACATCATTTACATATTTTAGCAATAAGAAATTAGTATAAGTATACTTAAATTTTAAAAAATTCTCCAATTAATTTGTATAAATTATAATGATCATCAACTCCACCTAATT includes the following:
- the asnA gene encoding aspartate--ammonia ligase — its product is MAYISSLDILETEIAIKKVKDFFESHLSKELDLLRVSAPLFVIPESGLNDNLNGTERPVSFDTKSGERVEIVHSLAKWKRMALYRYNIENHKGIYTDMNAIRRDEDTDFIHSYYVDQWDWEKIISKEDRNEEYLKEVVRKIYSVFKATEEYITNEYPKLTKKLPEEITFITAQELENKYPNLTPKNREHAAAKEYGAIFLMKIGGKLSSGEKHDGRAPDYDDWDLNGDIIFNYPLLGIGLELSSMGIRVDEKSLDEQLKIANCEDRRSLPYHQMILNKVLPYTIGGGIGQSRICMFFLDKLHIGEVQASIWSEEVHEICRQMNIKLL